In the Arachis ipaensis cultivar K30076 chromosome B10, Araip1.1, whole genome shotgun sequence genome, one interval contains:
- the LOC107621315 gene encoding F-box protein At2g32560 has protein sequence MVSLLDLPXMDRSRSDYLWQKHMERKWGKVIGDVAYRQWQCHVASRTKEKMFNQSNQRGIFASLRSFSPFLWLKPRTGKGDNKLRNSLPEDSTMALYLSLESGMFWFPAQVYNRENGHAGFMLSCYDALLCYDSRTDTFQARYSPNGRWTTEENIQWDRLRVPPIDNSPHVLHISDCLDDLRPGDHIEIQWRRNKEFPYGWWYGVIGHLESCQGYANQCLCHKNDMVILEFNQYTPGSRWRQTMINRKHHREEGNEIDGFYGGIRKLHSNEEITTWKSLWPTKTVE, from the exons ATGGTTTCTCTGTTGGATTTGCCTGNCATGGACAGAAGCAGAAGTGATTATCTATGGCAGAAACACATGGAGAGAAAATGGGGTAAAGTGATAGGTGATGTTGCTTATAGGCAATGGCAATGCCATGTAGCTTCAAGAACCAAAGAGAAGATGTTCAACCAAAGCAATCAGAGAGGAATATTTGCTTCTCTTCGTAGTTTTTCCCCATTCCTATGGCTCAAACCAAGAACAGGAAAGGGTGATAATAAGTTAAGGAACTCATTGCCTGAAGATTCAACCATGGCTTTGTATCTTTCTCTTGAGAGTGGCATGTTTTGGTTCCCTGCTCAAGTCTATAACCGTGAG AATGGTCATGCTGGGTTCATGCTTTCATGTTATGATGCTCTTTTGTGCTATGACTCTAGAACTGACACCTTTCAGGCAAG GTACTCACCTAATGGAAGATGGACAACTGAAGAAAACATACAATGGGACAGGTTGAGAGTACCACCAATTGACAATTCTCCACATGTTCTTCATATCTCTGATTGTTTAGATGACTTAAGACCTGGTGATCATATTGAGATCCAGTGGAGGAGAAATAAAGAGTTTCCATATG GTTGGTGGTATGGTGTCATTGGTCATTTGGAATCATGTCAAGGATATGCAAACCAGTGCCTTTGTCACAAAAATG ATATGGTGATTTTGGAGTTCAACCAATACACCCCTGGTTCAAGGTGGAGACAAACCATGATAAACAGGAAGCATCATAGAGAAGAAGGAAATGAAATAGATGGTTTCTATGGTGGAATTAGGAAGCTGCATAGCAATGAGGAGATTACAACGTGGAAAAGCCTCTGGCCAACCAAAACTGTTGAATGA